A window of the Pseudomonas sp. B21_DOA genome harbors these coding sequences:
- the prpC gene encoding 2-methylcitrate synthase — protein sequence MAEAKVLSGAGLRGQVAGQTALSTVGQAGAGLTYRGYDVRELAADAQFEEVAYLLLYGELPTKAQLADYQTKLSKLRDLPQALKEVLERIPADAHPMDVMRTGCSFLGNIEPENDFSEQRDKTDRLLAAFPAIMCYWYRFSHDGKRIDCVSDEPTIGGHFLHLLHGKKPSELHVKVMNVSLILYAEHEFNASTFTARVCASTLSDLYSCVTAAIGSLRGPLHGGANEAAMEMIERFASPQEAIKGTLGMLERKDKIMGFGHAIYKDSDPRNEVIKGWAKKLADEVGDKVLFPVSEAIDKTMWEQKKLFPNADFYHASAYHFMGIPTKLFTPIFVCSRLTGWAAHVFEQRANNRIIRPSAEYTGVEQRKFVPIERR from the coding sequence ATGGCCGAAGCAAAAGTACTCAGTGGCGCCGGGCTCCGGGGTCAGGTCGCCGGGCAAACCGCATTGTCCACCGTGGGCCAGGCCGGGGCCGGGCTGACCTATCGCGGCTACGACGTGCGTGAACTGGCCGCCGACGCGCAATTTGAAGAAGTCGCCTATCTGCTGCTGTACGGCGAACTGCCGACCAAAGCGCAATTGGCCGACTATCAGACCAAACTGAGCAAGCTGCGCGACCTGCCGCAAGCTTTGAAGGAAGTACTCGAACGCATTCCCGCCGACGCACATCCGATGGACGTCATGCGCACCGGTTGCTCGTTCCTCGGCAACATCGAACCGGAGAACGATTTCTCCGAACAGCGCGACAAGACCGACCGTCTGCTCGCCGCGTTCCCGGCGATCATGTGCTACTGGTATCGCTTCAGCCATGACGGCAAACGCATCGATTGCGTCAGCGACGAGCCGACCATCGGTGGCCACTTCCTGCACTTGCTGCACGGCAAGAAACCGAGCGAATTGCACGTCAAAGTCATGAACGTGTCGCTGATCCTCTACGCCGAACATGAATTCAACGCCTCGACCTTTACCGCGCGTGTTTGCGCTTCGACCTTGTCGGATCTGTATTCGTGCGTGACCGCGGCCATCGGTTCGCTGCGCGGTCCGTTGCATGGCGGCGCCAACGAAGCGGCGATGGAAATGATCGAGCGCTTCGCCTCGCCCCAAGAGGCGATCAAAGGCACCCTCGGCATGCTCGAGCGCAAGGACAAGATCATGGGCTTCGGCCACGCGATCTATAAGGACAGCGACCCGCGCAACGAGGTGATCAAGGGCTGGGCGAAAAAACTTGCGGACGAGGTTGGTGACAAGGTGCTGTTCCCGGTTTCCGAGGCCATCGACAAGACCATGTGGGAGCAGAAGAAACTGTTCCCGAATGCCGACTTCTACCATGCCTCGGCGTACCACTTCATGGGCATCCCGACCAAGCTGTTCACGCCGATCTTCGTCTGCTCGCGCCTGACCGGCTGGGCCGCGCACGTGTTCGAACAACGCGCCAACAACCGCATCATCCGTCCAAGCGCCGAATACACCGGCGTCGAACAGCGCAAGTTCGTGCCAATCGAACGTCGCTAG